Sequence from the Caldisericota bacterium genome:
GAAAAAATGTTGGACTATTTTATTTCAAAAGCAGGTGGAAAAAGAGGAATATTTAGACCAAGAATACTAATTGGCGTACCCGCGGGCATTACCCAAGTAGAAAAAAAAGCTGTAATTGAAGCATCGACACTTGCAGGGGCAAAAGAAACACTTGTCATTGAAGAACCAATGGCTGCAGCTATTGGAGCTGGATTACCCATTACAGAAGCAAGAGGCTCAATGATCGTTGATATAGGCGGTGGCACAACGGAAATAGCAGTAATTTCATTAAAAGGAATTGTAGTAGTTAAATCTTCCAGAATAGCAGGTGACGAAATAAATGAATCGCTAATAATATACTTAAGAAGAGAATACAGTTTGCTCATCGGAGAAACAACTGCAGAACAAGTAAAAATTCGAATCGGAAATGCATACCCTCTTGGACAAGAAGAAATGATGGAAATAAGAGGGAGAGACCTTATTGATGGACTTCCAAAATCCATACAAATTACATCAGAAGAAATTAGGAAAGCTTCTCAGCCAATAATAGAAGAAATTTTAGATACAATCAAATCAACGCTTGAATCAACTCCTCCCGAACTTTCAGCAGATAT
This genomic interval carries:
- a CDS encoding rod shape-determining protein — protein: EKMLDYFISKAGGKRGIFRPRILIGVPAGITQVEKKAVIEASTLAGAKETLVIEEPMAAAIGAGLPITEARGSMIVDIGGGTTEIAVISLKGIVVVKSSRIAGDEINESLIIYLRREYSLLIGETTAEQVKIRIGNAYPLGQEEMMEIRGRDLIDGLPKSIQITSEEIRKASQPIIEEILDTIKSTLESTPPELSADIMDRGIMLSGGGALYRNIDKFITQRTGILVTIADDPLSSVALGAGKVLEEIRIFRDTVI